The Gammaproteobacteria bacterium genome includes a window with the following:
- a CDS encoding TVP38/TMEM64 family protein produces MTPIQAAKRPAVSRLRSPLWGLAASLLFVAAILALLIHLGAHEWILQLLEWFDTHGAWAALLFVVLMAAVVVLVLPGVLFTTGAGFVFGVVKGSIYVVVGTTLGATLAFLIARHLFGQRARRFVMAHARLRLVSNELTPHGWKIVLLTRLIPFFPSKISNYFFGLTPFSLRGYVGGSLLGFIPFSVTSVYLGSLAADIGTLGVRNVGRTPLEWGLYGAGFVATVAVALYLNRLARRALARYVDQGALEEDPQ; encoded by the coding sequence ATGACACCGATACAGGCCGCGAAACGACCCGCCGTGAGCCGCCTGCGCTCCCCGCTGTGGGGCCTCGCGGCCAGCCTGCTGTTCGTCGCCGCAATCCTCGCGCTGCTGATCCATCTCGGCGCCCACGAATGGATCCTGCAACTTTTGGAATGGTTCGACACCCACGGCGCGTGGGCCGCGCTGCTGTTCGTGGTGCTCATGGCGGCGGTCGTGGTGCTGGTGCTGCCAGGCGTGCTGTTCACCACCGGGGCGGGCTTCGTGTTCGGGGTGGTCAAAGGCTCGATCTACGTGGTGGTCGGCACCACGCTCGGCGCCACGCTGGCGTTTCTGATCGCGCGCCATCTGTTCGGGCAGCGCGCCCGGCGCTTCGTCATGGCGCACGCCAGACTGCGGCTGGTGAGCAACGAGCTGACGCCGCACGGCTGGAAGATCGTCCTGCTGACACGGCTGATCCCCTTCTTCCCCAGCAAGATCTCCAACTACTTCTTCGGCCTGACGCCCTTCTCGCTGCGCGGCTACGTCGGTGGTTCACTGCTGGGCTTCATCCCGTTTTCGGTCACCAGCGTCTACCTCGGCTCGCTCGCCGCGGACATCGGCACGCTGGGCGTGCGCAACGTCGGCCGCACGCCGCTGGAGTGGGGCCTCTACGGTGCCGGCTTCGTCGCCACCGTCGCCGTGGCGCTCTACCTCAACCGGCTCGCACGCCGCGCGCTGGCGCGCTACGTGGACCAGGGCGCGCTCGAAGAGGATCCGCAATGA